TTATATCAATCGGGAACTGGATAATCTGACCTATTTCTTCAATCGCAATTTGGACTTTTATCAATACTACCGTTCACACTCCACTGTGTATGATGAATATTATTTTGTTCGTGGAAAAGCAGATTTGCGGTTATGTACCGATAGCGCACAGTTTGACAAAGACCCTAATTTCTCAACCGGATATGACTATAAAGTGGCAAAGATTATCGCCAATGAAATGCTGCGCATTTATCTGAATAAGCGATTGGTGAAACTGGTAACGAATAATCAGATAGAAGATAATCTACAAAGATGCTTCAAATATCCGTTCCGCTTTACAGGTAAAAAGGCATATCTTATCGAACTGGGATATTCTCTTGTATCTTCGGGTGACATCAATAATGGCAACGTGGAGATAAAAGAAATGATGAATTTCCTTAGCACGATATTCCACATGGATTTAGGGGATTATTATGCTTCATACATAGCCATGAAAGAGAGAAAAGACCGGACGGCATATCTTCATCATCTGATAGATAATCTTGTTAAGCGGATGAATGAGGATGATATGAAATAATCTCCAGTATTCCAGTATGTAGAAGTACCATGTTCTCCCCAACATGGTACTTTCTTTTTATGGTGAAATCTACTTTGAAAAATGACATTTTGGGGAGCTTTTACGCCAATATTCCCCTAAAACAGCTTGAAAAAAAGTAATACCATGATAGATATAGCCATGACTTTTAGGTTATTTCTTCTCCCGAACTTTGCGGCAAATCAATAAGTTAGCAATATGGAGATTATAACATTTGAGTCAAAAGCCTATAAGGAACTTGACAACAAGATTACAGCCATAGCAGACTACATTTTCAATCACTTGGACGAAAACAAGACTGATGAAGATGAAATTTGGGTGGATAGTTACGAAGTCTGCACGTTCTTGAAAATCAGTGACCGTACTTTACAACGCCTACGGGCGGCAGGAATGATTTCTTACTCCGACATCAAGGGGCATTACTTCTACAAGATTAAGGAAGTAAAGCGAATGTTGGAAGAACGCTTGATTAAGCGTGATAAGGAGTGTATAAATGAACTGATAACCAATCATCAGAAATATGTTAAGGAAAGAAGAAATTCTAAGCAGAACAAATAACGGTCTGCTTGTTTTTAAACATTACTTACCCGGTGACTGGCGTATTGGCAGGCACTTTCTTAATCCTCTTTATCAGGACAAGAAAGCATCCTGTAATATCTACTTCGACCGCCATAGTGGAAAATTTAAAGTCGATTGACCCACTATTATACTCTAAATTGACCCATCAAAAAAATATTAGATTTAAATAAAGAAAAATGCATTTTAACCCGGGTCATTTTCAATTATAATAATCTACAATATATACTATTTCTTTTTAGCATTAATCTTTCTTACAGAATCCCCGGTAAGTTCAATCTTGTGTGCTGTATGTACAATTCTGTCCAGGATTGCGTCAGCTACTGTAGGATCACCAATTGCATCATACCAGCTTTCGACAGGAAGTTGTGATGTTATTATGATTGATTTTAATCCGTGTCTGTCTTCTATTATTTCCATAAGGATTGACCTTTCCCTGGCATCCAGTCCTATAAGAAACAGATCGTCAAGAATCAGCAGTTGACACTTTTCTATTTTTTTCATCTCAGATTCTATAGTGCCCTTGTTTTTGGCAATTTTAAGCTGTCCCATAAGCTTTGACGCATTTGAATACAAAGTCTTTATTCCATTCTTACATGCCTCATATCCTATGGCTGAAGCTATATAGCTTTTACCTGTACCGGAGCTTCCCGTGATGAAAACATTCTGTCCGTCTCTTATAAAATCAAGAGATGCAAGTCTCTCAAGCTGGTTACGGTCAAGGTTACGTTTTATGGTATAGTCTATTTTTTCCATATATGCCTTATATCTGAAGTTTGCAGACTTTATCAGTCTCTCAATGCTTACATTGCGTCTGTAATCATATTCGCTTTCAAGAAGCCATTTAAGAAACTCATCGTTTGTCATACCATCAGAGGATGTGGTCCTGCAGTCATTTCTATATGTTTCAAGCATGCCGTAAAAACGTAACTTGGAGAGTAGTTCCATTATTCTGTCCATATTTTTTCCGACAGTTCTGCTTGTTTTATTATTACTTGTCATTTTTATCCATGTTTTTAGAGTTAAAATAATCCTTGCCTCTGAGATTTCTGTGTTTGGGGGTAAGTTCGGGAGCCTGTCCCTCCATCTGTACATGATACTTCTCATCTTCCCTGTTTACCAGAATACTTTCAAGTTCGTTGTACCCGAACATACCGAATTCCATTGCCACCTGGCATGAAAGAACCACCCTGTCATGTCCGAAACGCTCCACAAGACTTAATATACCATCGGCTGAACGTACGGCCTGGACCGGATATTTCTTGGCAACGGCCACACGCTTTATGTACTCTTCCAATACCGGATCAATTTCACATGCCTTGCGGTATATATCATCCATTCTGATTCTGTATTCATGTAGCACTCCCGAAAGTTTGTGGGACGGTTTTTCTGAATAAGTGAAAGGTGTATCATCCCTGCGATGTGTCGTTATGTGTCTGAACTTATGATATATCTCCACTGTGTCCCCATCATACAGTAATTCTACAGTATCGCCGATATACTCTTTAGGAACACTGTAATAGTGATTGTTAAGCGATACATAACTGTTTCTCATGACAGTTGCCGTTTTCCGGCTTTTTGATATAAATTTTGTTGCCGGCAATGTATGCAGCCTGTCTTTCTCGACTTCGAGGAAACGTTCCCGACGGCTGTAGTTGCGATTGTACATCTTTCGGCTGTTCAACGCATCCGTATGCTTCATTATTTCTATGTTCAAGGCTTCAAGATCATTGAATTTCAATCCCGTCATCTTTGAATACACCTCCCTGTAGAGCAGTCTTACAGCATTCTCAACCAGAGCTTTGTCTTTAGGCTTTCGTACTCTTGCCGGGAAGACAACACATCCATAATGGTCTGCAAATGCAGCAAAGTCGTCATTGATTACAG
This portion of the Bacteroides acidifaciens genome encodes:
- a CDS encoding RteC domain-containing protein, with amino-acid sequence MKGYIGNILQEIDIEIDEIDLYGYDIIETSLSMVHKLQTVLDDLRTKIQTYIFPTKEDEILFFKTQKPEILGRLLFFYKIYKIETQYPNGSDEVIRNYINRELDNLTYFFNRNLDFYQYYRSHSTVYDEYYFVRGKADLRLCTDSAQFDKDPNFSTGYDYKVAKIIANEMLRIYLNKRLVKLVTNNQIEDNLQRCFKYPFRFTGKKAYLIELGYSLVSSGDINNGNVEIKEMMNFLSTIFHMDLGDYYASYIAMKERKDRTAYLHHLIDNLVKRMNEDDMK
- a CDS encoding helix-turn-helix domain-containing protein, which encodes MEIITFESKAYKELDNKITAIADYIFNHLDENKTDEDEIWVDSYEVCTFLKISDRTLQRLRAAGMISYSDIKGHYFYKIKEVKRMLEERLIKRDKECINELITNHQKYVKERRNSKQNK
- the istB gene encoding IS21-like element helper ATPase IstB, which gives rise to MTSNNKTSRTVGKNMDRIMELLSKLRFYGMLETYRNDCRTTSSDGMTNDEFLKWLLESEYDYRRNVSIERLIKSANFRYKAYMEKIDYTIKRNLDRNQLERLASLDFIRDGQNVFITGSSGTGKSYIASAIGYEACKNGIKTLYSNASKLMGQLKIAKNKGTIESEMKKIEKCQLLILDDLFLIGLDARERSILMEIIEDRHGLKSIIITSQLPVESWYDAIGDPTVADAILDRIVHTAHKIELTGDSVRKINAKKK
- the istA gene encoding IS21 family transposase — its product is MKIRIKHILRCYQSGMSIRGISSSLLVSRNTVKRYIRIYEDMGIELERLLKMDEQHLHELFGTETDKESSGSAEYKYLQERIPDYMKRLKVRGTTRRSLYEEYLKNRPQGYSYCSFCLYIRREREVKIPVGRIDHIAGDQMYVDFAGDKLYLSYEKTGNKVPVEVFAAILPCSQITYYEAVPSQKKEHLIQACENAFHYFGGVPNAIVPDNLKSAVTKPGGVEPVINDDFAAFADHYGCVVFPARVRKPKDKALVENAVRLLYREVYSKMTGLKFNDLEALNIEIMKHTDALNSRKMYNRNYSRRERFLEVEKDRLHTLPATKFISKSRKTATVMRNSYVSLNNHYYSVPKEYIGDTVELLYDGDTVEIYHKFRHITTHRRDDTPFTYSEKPSHKLSGVLHEYRIRMDDIYRKACEIDPVLEEYIKRVAVAKKYPVQAVRSADGILSLVERFGHDRVVLSCQVAMEFGMFGYNELESILVNREDEKYHVQMEGQAPELTPKHRNLRGKDYFNSKNMDKNDK